The nucleotide window GGATCGATCAAAACTTAGTTGACCAAAGGTGTGAAAAAAGACTCGGAGGATGTCAACAAGATCTTTGAGTTGATGTGTCAGGTTTTTTTTGCTTCCCAATAGATGCAAAAAACCAGAAAGGTTACATTCTGAGGACAGTGAAGTGGAGAATAACGACATATGTATCGAAATCCTTGCCAGGTATACATGTTAAATGAAATCTCAAAAGAATCAAGGATTTCAGACTATTAGAGACAAGTTCTTGGGGCTTAGTACTGACAGCAAGATCTGCTTCCTGAGCTTTGTTGTGCTCCCTGAGAATCAAGAAGTCAACAAGATGATGCTCTTTATTGGTGTATTGTGGAAGCCATCCTTCCTGGTAAAGTCAAACCCCAAGATGCTGTGAAAGACATTCTCAAAGAGTTCATGGAAAATATTTGATTGAGCCTGTTGAAAATTAATGCAAAGTTTGAGCCAAATAGCTTTATGACACTTTTGTGCATTCCTCAATGGTTCTTATCACAGAGTAGATAACTATTTAGTGTGTATCAGAAAGAAAAGAAGCAAAGGATGTAACATTTAGACTTCAAAAATATAGAATACATAGTACCTACAAAATaccaatatatttttagtaCCTAAACATTtcatactaaaatattttacatattttttatataatagataaacttacatattaaatagaaaataaatttacatattcaaaataaattttggcTTCAAGATATAAAGATTTACCCTGTCAATTTTATTGatcatcaaaatttaaaatgtttaaatatgcaaaatattttttttgagatatatatatatatatatatatatattcatctaGGATGAAAGTTGTTTACATTCTCTTCAAATGAATAATTTAAATTCAATTGGAAgctttaataaatataatatacacATAGATAATAAAAGATTTACAGAATATTTACGTTTGTctacatataaatatgtatttaaatataaattaatgatatttcaagcaaaactttataattaatcaaaatattttactcCACTTTACCaaatattatatgaaagttgacaaaatcattataaaaactaaaagtaaaaaatTATAAGATAGTAAGATTATAAGGACTAAAGTGATAACAATAAAAGTTAACAACAGTATTTGAAAAGAAGATAATTGCAAgaatttataaataagtaacttcaaatatgaagttttgtGCATTagaacttcaaatatgaagtttcactgtacaaaaattagaaatttaaaattttgaacttGCTTTTAGAgcatgtaaaacttcatatttgaaattttgaaattgcTTTTAGAGATGCTCTTAGCACGAAACAATTTGGTTTATGTTCGTACTCCGTTATACGTCCGCGTCAGTTTCTTGAAATGCAAATCTAAAACACAAACcacaaaattatacaaaaaataataactttgatcacaagtaaaatatatcccgcccgtagggcgggccgaccctagttatTTATATAGTTATGTAGTTACCAGTTTGGTTAACAGATTTTTATGGAGTTCTTAACaagttgaaaataaaaaataatttcatgtaatagatttttatttttatatgtgtaaaatttggatatatatattCTCTTAGGATTAGTAAATATTGcacaaaaattatcaaaaatatttcgAGAGTTTTGCAAATATGACCAAAAATCAAATGTAAAAGTagcttttctttttaaaatttttatttacccTATTCACTCAAGAAATTTAAATTGTTCACAAAATgtcattatattttaatttttttttctaaaaatgatTCTTTTACTCTGTCATCCtcatcttttcttttatttacaatattttcattATCATTAATACATcaaccatgaacaaccaatttcaACATTTAAATGCACCTAAAATTGTCTAATTATTCATATCCTTATTTATTACACACAAACCATTTATGTTTCACTTTCTCTCACTTCATTCCAAAATCTCAACTTTTTTATTTCAGAATTTATAAGCTTATTGAAGTTACTCAAGTTTGTGTTTTTTGGTGGTAATTTTCATTAAGAAGTTATgtgtagttaaaaaaaaaaactaaatatgaaTCTTACTAGATCTAAAAATGATATTTgactttttcatatatgtttccAATTTATAAAAAACTAATTATGAATCTTACTAGATCTAAAAATGATATCTAAAAAACTGGCCAGTTTCCAATTTGTTTGAAACATGTGGGATCATTGTTACATTTAAAGAATCTTGCAGGATCATctctaaaataaataagagttgttatcgggtcgggtttcaaatgCGGGTTTAGGGCTTTATTTCAGGTTCGGATCAACCCGAATCATATAATACAGCACTGAAATCATCTCCGCCGTAGCTCCAAAATGGCGTCCGGTGATCAGAAATTCGCAGAACGAAAGATTCAGCCGGTATCTCCTCCGACGCCGATTGTGCAGCCAACTACTCCGACGAAGCGTGTGCTGATCACTACCCTTCTCGCAGGTTTCGCGCATTGCTCTCActgcttcttctttcttttagcTTCAAAGACCATTATGACCTTTTGAATGAAGCGAAAGTTGATGATGTTCTAGTAAAATCGAAAGCCTTTGGTTTTGGTTATTATTGTTCTACAGCTTCTTGTTGTGGATCATAGGCAGTAGAACATGTAATGTAAGGGATAATTGGGAATCATAGCATATTAAGCACTATAACATGTGTTGCATCGTGCTTTTGTCTGAAAAGAATGTTAATGTGCAGGAGTTATTGGAGGAGGAGCTGGTTTAGTCTCTAAACACCGGAAAGCTTATCCCAATATTCCCACTATTTATGCTGCCAACTTCGCCATCGTCGCTGGTTGCTATTGCGGTACACCTATCTTTGCTATAATGTGCATCAACAATCTCCTTAAAGCCTGTCTGCTCTTTCTCCATTTGTGACTCCTCACGATTGGATTCGACTGTTATGTTTACAATGTGGACATTGTTTGTTAGGAGCTCGTGAGTTTGTGAGGATAACTCGAAGATCAGAACATGATGATGTGTTGAACTCAACTATTGGAGGGCTTTTCAGTGGTGCTTTGCTTGGAAGACTTCAAGGTTCTTCGTCTATTCTATTTTCACTGTGTTAATACTACTCTCAAGAAGTCTTGAGAGTGAGAATGATATTTGCTACAATAAGGTCACCTCGAAATAACTCTGTCATCTGAATCAACTGGAAGGACTCTATCATGATTGTCTCTTTTAGGTTATTAAAAGCTTTTGGAAACTGACATCTATGACTATGCGTTGTACAGGAGGTCCATATGGTGCATTGCGCTACTCTGTCATTTTTGCTGCTATGGGCACTGCCTCTGCCTATGCCGGCCATAAAGCAAAAGCAATGTTAGAGAACTACCGTAACAAGGATTCAATCAAGTTGCCTGAGTGGTTTCCTATTCAAATACTAGACGACGAAGCCTTAGCAAAGAAGACAGCTCAGGAACAGAAGATATTCGCTGACAGATCATTTGGGAGATTGAACAAGGAAGAGACTTGACTACTTAGGTTTCTAGCTGTTTCGTGAGACTTGACGAGGACTTCTTTTGAGTTTCCTATTGGGAAACAAATCTTTTCTTTAGCCACAAGAAAACCTCGTCCAGAGACCTACCGTGAACGTATCtaatatctatctatattattcATGGTTGATTATGGGCATACCTGAAACTTTGGAAAGTTTGAATATTGATGGACTTGTTTTGGCACAGGACTGAAGAAGCCTTGAGAGGCAGATTAATGTATAATGTAGGATGATACTATTGGAGAACTTGGAATTAAtcaatttttgtcaattaacttAAATACGCAAGGATTTTAATTCCACCAATTACGATTTTCTTtttggttagtgtaaacattttaaataacaaaactatCCAATTTTTTTCTGTAAGTTTTAGgaattagttttagttttattcggaaattaccaaaaaaatttcTTACCCCATTCTTAGATCTAGATTTCCGGCTATGACACGTTAATGCTAGTTATAAACTTCGGTCAATTGTTTCGCTATAATATAGGTTCTTTTTTTTAGTCAAGTAAGAATTTTGCTGTTTTAGGTAATTGAACTTTGCGACCGACTTTTTCCTAAAAGTTGACCAACTAACAATAGGCTAgtctattggttaaggtttaaagactTCTACACCCAGatctggggttcgaatcccagactatgcaatttctttCAGATTATAGGATGCGAAGTTTTCGGAGGTTCCAGAGTACTGTAAGCAGGACCGTTCGTTGTGGTCGCCTGTTGCAGTGAGAGCATGTCCATCGAGGATGTCGTACATGCAAAACCGTCCATGGTTTCAAGTGTTTCGGGGAGAGCTTCATCGTGAAATCATTAATCGTGGAGCTGTTCATCAATATCGCATATGTTGCAGGTAGTTGATCATCATATGTAATAGATTTAGAGATTATATGATGATGTAATGTGTTACCCAAcgctaaaaaaaacaatagttttatttgtcttagggtttaccaaaaaaataatgtaggtttgaactttgattagtaatccTATTCCATTGTAATAATGTGGAAGACATTAATGAGGCATGCTGGAAAACTTGGAAATAtgcttttttttcttacatttaCATTTACTAAGTTTGTTTTGAATAAAAAACCATTGAAACTATGTCTTCAACTCAATCTTGTTTCCAGCCATCTAACCAGGCCCCTCTCATAGGCATGGACATATAATCCCCTGAATATAGCAAACCGAAATATGCTATTTTCAAAGTACAGAATCCCATCGTTTCACCAATGTCTCtttcgctctggaaggtcgagACCTCATCGCAGCAGTAAACCGACCTCCTGCTTGGCCCTCCCTTATGTTCATGAGAAATGATCCAAGATCAAGCCTGAGTACATTGCCTAACTGGTTACTTTTTTGGAAACTCCTTCATCAAATAAAGGTGCTTTTCTCATTGTGCAAAATACCATACAGCAACGCAATAGGCGTTTATATGTAAAAGAGGTCATCCTCGGTGGCTGCACTCCCTCTTTGAATCTGAGAACAGTTCTTCCTCTATTTAGAAGCTTTTGTTTTTTGGTACATGATAGGGATCTGTTTTGTCCCTTGATCTATTGGTGTGGGTTATGTCCACTGATAACCTTAGTTGTATTGTAATATCTCCTTGTTTGTCCATAGGAGCAAGCATGTAACAAACTCTTTGATTATTACTAATTTCAGATGACCAAAAAAATGATTAGTAACCCTATACCGGCATACAGAACGGCTCAATGCAAATAGGGGCCGttgggaattttttttttaaataaaggcccttgaaaaaaaattaagctacattatatatatatatatatatatatatatcttatttgaagaaaatattttatgaatactattaaactaactattttatttgtttttatttatttccaaCCTTGTACATTATCATAGTTTTATAACACTgtcaaaatttaaacttaatattattatttgactcttatatataaaaaaaaatcaaaaatcaaaaaataaataaatgaagttTTGAAGTAAGCCCTAGGGTGGTCGCTTTAACTGGCCCATATGTTATGCTGGCACTGCCGGCATAGGGTGTTCAGAGAATTTTGGTCCTCTCGAACGTTGCAGATCTCTTTTCTATTGGTTCATTTGAGGCACAAAAATCTGTCATTTGTGTGATTTTTTTGGTGCTtttaacactacaagaaaatatgTATATTGTGACAAATTTTTTAGTCACAATAAACATAGTTCCGTAACAATATAACTATTGTGACAAAATTGTTACCATTTATGAATAGTCGCAATAATGTCGTCACAAATTTATGTGGTAACAAAAGACGTCTTAGTTTGTAACAAATAATTCTAGTAACTAGTTTGTCAGTAAAAGtgacaaaaataaaagtaacaaaACCGTCACAATTAATGACTAAAAATCTGGTCTTAAAAACGTTGGCTTTGGTGACGACTAAAATGTCTCCATTTTGTAATTAATTGCAACAAAACTTAGTTACTAATTTTCCTAAATAGTGACTACAGCATTGTCATCAGTTCGTTACATTTACATACTAAAAAAAGTCTTGAATCCGTCATTCAAATTATCAGTATTATTACAATTTCTCAATTCGGTCATTTTGGTTTCCCTATTTCTAAAACTTTGTCACATTTAAATAGCTACTAATTTGACGTATATGAACtgttaatattttgtattaaataTGTTAGCTCCGTATTAGtattatttatacaattttcatTAGAACTACACAATTaggaaattattattaaaagaaaaacatacacAAAAACTTACATAGATGTCAAGATTATTATAATATACTACATTATAGATAGAACAAGAGTCTGTTAAACAATATCAGAAAGAATAAACTAAACGAAGAAGAAAATCCCAGAAGCAGAGGAAAGCAAATGAATAGATTCATCAAATCTTGTAGTGTTATTTCCGCACCGGCCTTATTAACAGAATCTCGATCTTATAAACTGGCCATCTTGGGAGGTTTGTGATCTTGTCGAGTGATCTTATATGGATTGACTCTCGTTTCTCTTCTTGATAAAGTCCAAGAGAAAAAGGTCTTCCAAAATCGATAGGCTGGGAATTTGATCCTCTCTCATAAAGGCGCACACCCATGATTAGAGGATGAATCTACAAGTGCCAAAAAAATTGAGATTCAATACAACAAGCAATTTAAAGAACTGATTGAAAATTTACACCTCCTACAAAAGATTAACCATACGTAATGCAAACTGAAATTAGTGATTGTGAAAATTTAGAAACCAAAAAAGAGACAGCTTCAATTTTGTACAAGAACAGTTCTTAGGTTTTTAGGTAAACTTGTGAAGGAGGAAGAGAGTAAGTTGTTaacttgtttatttatatattgtattcGATTAAATCTTTAGATACTAATGAGTAATAATGTTTGGTGCCTATTATGGTAACAACCAGGATTTTAATGCTTATTTACCGGGATTTATCGCACCACTTTGATTCtctaattaatttcttatactCCTTTGTAAAATTAAATCTTTGGGTACTAATGAGTAATGACCGATAATCTTTGGATACCAATGACCGAAGAGTAATGACGGTTGGTGCTTATTTCGTCCGTCTTTCTTCAATTACTAAATTTTATACTCTCCTAAAATTGAAAACTGTTTCTCTAGTTAAAAATTCCAGTAAGAATTTTTTTCTGAGAAAGGGCTTAAAATTCCAGtaagaattatttttttaattcccaTACAAACATAATCCTTCTTTAACTTGGCATCACAAAATTTATATCTCTCCATtgccattttatttatttcgttTCCATAACATAGGTTTGCTAACACTtccatttaattttatataactatatTACATAAACGACAATGAATATTACTAAAAGATCTATGTCACGATTGTTACGAAATCTCTTTTTGTCATAGTTATGTTACTAATTGTGACGAAAATTAACTACGGCTTAGATCGTCACAATATTATGACTAAACAGTTACTATTTTATGACTACAACTTCTTCGTCACGTTAATGTCTCTAGAATGTCACAGTTTGTGACGAAAATTAACAACGGCTTCAATTGTCACAATATTGTGACTAAACAGTTACTATCATATGACTGAAAAATTTAGTCACATTAATGTCTCTAGAATGTCACagatttgtgacaaaaaaaaattgtctcaAAATTCTGTCACAATAGCCCtctttttttgtagtgtaatCTCAAGATCGATTCAAcgttttcaattatttttgtttttttttttgagaatttctATTCTCTTATATATtgccaatttaaaaaaaaaaattatatattgccaatttaaaaaaaaaaattaagaaaatatcttCTATAAGGTAAATAATGTAATGAAACTTTAGTTAAGGTGAGGTCCCTAAATGCACTTGAAAATTATATTGGATAATCTTTGGCTTCCATAAGGTCGTGGAACAAGCACCCCACATACTTCACTTAGGATGATCTTCAAAGGAAACAAGGCGGTGGAGCTTTGGATTGAAGTGATCGTGTGGCTTGAACCTTGAGTATATGAAATTCAACACCCATAACCTCACTTATGACACCTTTCTCCTTCCTCAGCAATCGACGGTTACTTTCATCATTTAACATCTGAATAATATTGTCGGTCCTAATTTGGTGTATCCATTAGTAAGGCCGAGGTCAAGCTGAAGATAAGAAGTATTAGGCCCCGACAACATTATAGAAGACCGGCCAAAGAAGAAAGCGAGTTTGATACAGTCAGACGCACTCTCCACAATCTTTGCAAGGAGTTAGACGATGAAGGAGCTATAAAAGAGGATAAGATCAAGAGATATGAGGAAATTCGAAGCCCCAAAGTTAACATACACATACACGACCTCGACCTCGACCTTGATCTCTCATTCTCTCATTTTTCGATATTTAGTCCTGAATTCTTAGTTGTTGTAACCTGATCTCTTTGATATTCGTGCTAGGTTCATCTAACCAATATGCGTTATAAGTTTCACTAGTACTACCATACTCTGATTCTTCTCCATAAAgctaccaaattttgtaacccATCATAATCCTATTCGTATGTAACTGCTTCCATACTTTCCCATTAATGTTTATATTATTCCGATAAGTAGAACATGGACATTTCAACTTAtgggtttttttttgcttctggcTGTCGTTGAGCCAACACCATGAATTCGATAATAGCTTGTGCATATTCCTTTGTAAGTAAATTTATTACAAGGTGTATCCATCCACGAACGAAAATAATTAGGAGAAGGCATGGGTTTTTGTGCTTTGTTGTGAATAAAAAGAGGTGGTATTTATAGATAAATCAAGACAAGCTCTTGATGGAAAATAATATGTCGAGACTTTGttgaaagttttaaattttaaatggctacataatttttataattttcatcgGTAATCAATCAAAAATTACCAACATATTACCGATAGATTTGAGATTCAGGAATTTCAACAGATAGCTAGCAAGTAGTTCTCTTGTAGGAAATTCATCGGTAATTTTCCAACAGGCTGTTATTGTCGAGAATTCCTGACGGATTCCCGGTGATTTTCTCTAGATACCATTTCATCGTTTTTTTTGTCAGAAATTTATAATGATTTGTAGGAATGTAAGTCTGAACTCATCGTTTTTTGACTATATATTGTCACCGCTAACATTACATTATAAAGTATTAGTGTTAATATATGGCCgataaaattgatatatattattttgggcGGAAGCTTGAAAATTGGTGTCAAGGCTGGCACATGGCACCATAGTTCGAAAAATGGTGATAGAAATGTTTATGATAGTTATACAATGTGTAAGTTAAAAATAGTAGAGAAAGACCACTAAGGGTACGTCACTAACCggaaacttgaaaaaaaaacatgaaatagAAAAAGTATCTAAGTCACACAACTAGACTTGATAGAAATGATGGATCCAGAATGTGGCTTTTGATTAGTGGGATGGTAGTGGAAAGAGATGAAAATAGAACAGTAGGGTTTCCAAATGGACGAGCTGACCATGGCCGTCCGAGTACAACTTCAAATGGGTTGGTTCGGGTCAAACTCATTTACAACGCGGCTAAAATCGGACAAGCCCAATTTGTCCATAAGTGGCTTTGGACTATGTGAACATGGTCCgtctaataatttaaaacaaataaagttttttttttttaacgctgatttattagatcttacaattatgatataggaaagattacatagacgattcaacaaccgacaatactacctgtcttatgaagacctacgtctaactgcatcatctgagccgtcctatgaagatctacgcctggccagatttacttgcaccatgttgaagatcccttgcaagcttttcctctgtagtctgcataattgtttaataaaccgctttctccgggacttgaaacctggatttcctgtaatctgcaataaattgcatagtctgagattcgaaccccagacctgggtgtagaagcctttaaaccttaaccaataggctacggtgcttccacaacaaataaagttttaacttaaataaaatttagggaaaataatattttactaggtgttttgtccgcgatgcaggcttaaacattttcataaa belongs to Brassica rapa cultivar Chiifu-401-42 chromosome A07, CAAS_Brap_v3.01, whole genome shotgun sequence and includes:
- the LOC103828579 gene encoding uncharacterized protein LOC103828579 produces the protein MASGDQKFAERKIQPVSPPTPIVQPTTPTKRVLITTLLAGVIGGGAGLVSKHRKAYPNIPTIYAANFAIVAGCYCGAREFVRITRRSEHDDVLNSTIGGLFSGALLGRLQGGPYGALRYSVIFAAMGTASAYAGHKAKAMLENYRNKDSIKLPEWFPIQILDDEALAKKTAQEQKIFADRSFGRLNKEET